A stretch of Trichomycterus rosablanca isolate fTriRos1 chromosome 8, fTriRos1.hap1, whole genome shotgun sequence DNA encodes these proteins:
- the ppp6r3 gene encoding serine/threonine-protein phosphatase 6 regulatory subunit 3 isoform X1 — protein MFWKFDLHTTSHIDTLLDKEDVTLKEVMDEEDVLQECKAQNHKLVDFLVRPQCMEDLVGYITQEPSDDVQEKVKYKYPNISCELLTSDVGQINDRLGEDESLLVKLYGFLQNEPPLNPLLASFFSKVLSILIGRKPEQIVEFLRKREDFVDLMIKHIGTSAIMDLLLRMLTCIEPQQLRQEVLNWLNEEKVIQRLVDMVQPCQDEDRHSNASQSLCEIIRLSRDQMFQVQGSSEPDPLLATLEKQETVEQLLSNIFDKERNESAIVSVIQILLTLFETRRPAFEGHLDLCPPGMNHPSFSVNQSILEAVRPRLKDFHQLLLEPPKKTVLKTTWGSLDPPVGNTRLHVVRLVASLLQTNTHIINQELINLNMLGVVLDMYFTYVWNNFLHIQVEICIAMMLAMPSTQGDPEISRDQDQEALRENILITNLFQKCRLIQRILEAWSTNEKEQAEGGRRRGYMGHLTRIANSIVHNSDKGPNGAQIQQLISELQEDERERWEVFTSGQLADINKKNTVDLVNTHHIHSSSDDEVDFKDSGFHHDSSLQQAFSDYQMQQMTSNFIEQFGFNDEEFADQDDVVDIPFDRISDINFSLNTNESANMALFEACCKEKIQQFEDAGSDEEDIWDEKDVTFAPEAQRRPRSSGSTDSEESTDSEEDDAKRDPFEPPNTATDDRMEVDGGDGHTWTANFDDVPMETSGSVAPATSSSSSSSSSTWSTPTNNKATETSWANFSSFTPVSPKDPLRCNSPVAMETSVEPADPLGVNAPAGVDQWPTSPGPKSGGSDAEEEPSADRITETVTNGSMKETLSLTVDAKTETAVFKRVLKSYREEENGSTSEDASAKCTVAEDAETERSETENCQKSGAKHSEENSKPTGEVLNGPLEDAATMEETKTEQCVSEAAAAVVNGPV, from the exons ATGTTTTGGAAGTTTGACCTACACACCACGTCTCACATCGACACGCTCCTGGACAAAGAGGACGTGACCCTGAAGGAGGTGATGGACGAGGAGGACGTCCTGCAGGAGTGCAAGGCCCAGAACCACAAGCTGGTGGACTTCCTGGTGCGGCCGCAGTGCATGGAGGACCTGGTGGGCTACATCACGCAGGAGCCCAGCGACGACGTCCAGGAGAAAGTCAAATACAA GTACCCGAACATATCCTGCGAGCTCCTCACGTCAGACGTCGGACAGATCAACGACAGACTGGGCGAGGACGAGAGCTTGCTCGTGAAACTCTACGGCTTCCTGCAGAACGAGCCGCCGCTCAATCCCCTCCTAGCCAGCTTCTTCAGCAAAGTGCTGAGCATCCTCATCGGCAGAAAGCCCGAGCAG attgtGGAGTTCTTAAGGAAGAGAGAAGACTTTGTCGATCTAATGATCAAACACATAGGAACCTCAGCCATCATGGATCTCCTGCTCAGGATGCTCACCTGCATCGAACCACAGCAGCTCAGACAGGAGGTCTTAAAT TGGTTGAACGAGGAGAAGGTGATCCAGAGACTGGTGGACATGGTCCAACCCTGTCAGGACGAGGAC AGACACTCGAATGCATCTCAGTCTCTGTGTGAGATCATCCGCCTGAGCCGAGATCAGATGTTCCAGGTACAGGGTTCGTCGGAGCCCGATCCGCTGCTCGCCACGCTGGAGAA ACAAGAGACCGTCGAGCAGCTGCTGTCCAACATCTTCGACAAGGAGAGGAACGAGTCGGCGATAGTGAGCGTGATCCAGATCCTCCTCACGCTGTTCGAGACGCGGAGGCCAGC GTTCGAGGGCCATTTAGACCTCTGTCCTCCAGGAATGAACCATCCATCGTTCTCTGTGAATCAGAGTATCCTGGAGGCCGTCAGACCAAGACTGAAGGACTTCCATCAACTCCTGCTGGAGCCTCCAAAG AAAACAGTGTTGAAGACAACGTGGGGAAGTTTGGACCCTCCCGTGGGAAACACGCGCTTACACGTGGTCAGACTGGTGGCCAGCCTGCTACAGACGAACACACACATCATCAACCAGGAGCTGATCAACCTCAACATGCTGGGAGTCGTCCTC GATATGTATTTCACATACGTCTGGAACAACTTCCTGCATATACAAGTAGAAATCTGTATAGCCATGATGTTAGCCATGCCTTCGACCCAGGGCGACCCCGAAATCAGCAGAGACCAGGATCAGGAGGCGCTTAGGGAGAATATTCTCATTACAAAT CTTTTCCAGAAGTGCCGACTGATACAGAGAATTTTGGAGGCGTGGAGCACAAACGAGAAGGAACA ggcTGAAGGGGGTCGTAGGAGAGGTTACATGGGGCATTTAACCAGAATCGCCAACTCTATAGTACACAACAGCGACAAGGGTCCTAACGGGGCTCAGATTCAGCAGCTCATTTCAG AGCTTCAGGAGGACGAGCGGGAGAGATGGGAGGTCTTCACCTCAGGCCAGCTAGCAGATATAAACAAGAAAAACACTGTAGATTTA GTTAACACGCACCACATTCACTCGTCCAGCGACGACGAGGTGGACTTCAAGGACAGCGGCTTCCATCACGACTCCTCGCTGCAACAA GCCTTTTCTGATTATCAGATGCAACAAATGACGTCCAATTTTATTGAGCAGTTCGGCTTCAATGACGAAGAGTTTGCTGATCAGGACGATGTCGTGGA TATTCCCTTTGATAGAATATCAGACATCAATTTTTCCTTGAATACTAACGAGAGT gCGAACATGGCTCTGTTCGAGGCCTGCTGTAAGGAGAAAATCCAGCAGTTTGAAGACGCTGGGTCGGACGAGGAGGACATCTGGGATGAGAAGGATGTGACGTTTGCTCCTGAAGCTCAGAGACGCCCCAG AAGTTCAggcagcactgacagtgaggagAGTACAGACTCGGAGGAGGACGACGCCAAGAGGGACCCGTTCGAGCCCCCCAACACTGCCACTGACGACCGAATGGAAGTGGACGGTGGAGACG GCCATACGTGGACAGCCAACTTTGATGATGTTCCCATGGAAACGAGCGGCTCAGTGGCCCCAGCcacgtcctcctcctcctcctcctcctcctccacatgGAGCACGCCCACCAACAACAAGGCCACAGAAACCAGCTGGGCCAATTTCTCCAGCTTCACTCCCGTCAG CCCTAAAGATCCTTTACGGTGCAACTCTCCGGTAGCCATGGAGACGAGCGTAGAGCCGGCTGACCCCCTGGGTGTTAATGCGCCCGCAG GGGTGGATCAGTGGCCCACCTCCCCAGGTCCTAAATCCGGAGGTTCCGACGCAGAGGAGGAGCCGAGCGCCGATCGGATCACCGAAACGGTCACCAACGGCTCCATGAAGGAAACGCTCAGCCTTACCGTCGATGCCAAAACCGAAACTGCTGTTTTCAAGAG AGTGTTGAAATCGTATCG TGAGGAGGAGAACGGATCTACCTCTGAAGACGCCTCTGCCAAGTGCACGGTGGCCGAGGACGCCGAGACCGAGAGGAGCGAGACTGAGAACTGTCAGAAATCTGG TGCAAAACACTCGGAGGAGAATTCGAAACCTACCGGCGAGGTTCTCAACGGTCCTCTGGAGGACGCGGCGACCATGGAGGAAACCAA aacggagCAGTGTGTGTCCGAGGCAGCAGCGGCGGTGGTGAATGGACcggtgtga
- the ppp6r3 gene encoding serine/threonine-protein phosphatase 6 regulatory subunit 3 isoform X7 gives MFWKFDLHTTSHIDTLLDKEDVTLKEVMDEEDVLQECKAQNHKLVDFLVRPQCMEDLVGYITQEPSDDVQEKVKYKYPNISCELLTSDVGQINDRLGEDESLLVKLYGFLQNEPPLNPLLASFFSKVLSILIGRKPEQIVEFLRKREDFVDLMIKHIGTSAIMDLLLRMLTCIEPQQLRQEVLNWLNEEKVIQRLVDMVQPCQDEDRHSNASQSLCEIIRLSRDQMFQVQGSSEPDPLLATLEKQETVEQLLSNIFDKERNESAIVSVIQILLTLFETRRPAFEGHLDLCPPGMNHPSFSVNQSILEAVRPRLKDFHQLLLEPPKKTVLKTTWGSLDPPVGNTRLHVVRLVASLLQTNTHIINQELINLNMLGVVLDMYFTYVWNNFLHIQVEICIAMMLAMPSTQGDPEISRDQDQEALRENILITNLFQKCRLIQRILEAWSTNEKEQAEGGRRRGYMGHLTRIANSIVHNSDKGPNGAQIQQLISELQEDERERWEVFTSGQLADINKKNTVDLVNTHHIHSSSDDEVDFKDSGFHHDSSLQQAFSDYQMQQMTSNFIEQFGFNDEEFADQDDVVDIPFDRISDINFSLNTNESANMALFEACCKEKIQQFEDAGSDEEDIWDEKDVTFAPEAQRRPSSGSTDSEESTDSEEDDAKRDPFEPPNTATDDRMEVDGGDGHTWTANFDDVPMETSGSVAPATSSSSSSSSSTWSTPTNNKATETSWANFSSFTPVSPKDPLRCNSPVAMETSVEPADPLGVNAPAGVDQWPTSPGPKSGGSDAEEEPSADRITETVTNGSMKETLSLTVDAKTETAVFKSEEENGSTSEDASAKCTVAEDAETERSETENCQKSGAKHSEENSKPTGEVLNGPLEDAATMEETKTEQCVSEAAAAVVNGPV, from the exons ATGTTTTGGAAGTTTGACCTACACACCACGTCTCACATCGACACGCTCCTGGACAAAGAGGACGTGACCCTGAAGGAGGTGATGGACGAGGAGGACGTCCTGCAGGAGTGCAAGGCCCAGAACCACAAGCTGGTGGACTTCCTGGTGCGGCCGCAGTGCATGGAGGACCTGGTGGGCTACATCACGCAGGAGCCCAGCGACGACGTCCAGGAGAAAGTCAAATACAA GTACCCGAACATATCCTGCGAGCTCCTCACGTCAGACGTCGGACAGATCAACGACAGACTGGGCGAGGACGAGAGCTTGCTCGTGAAACTCTACGGCTTCCTGCAGAACGAGCCGCCGCTCAATCCCCTCCTAGCCAGCTTCTTCAGCAAAGTGCTGAGCATCCTCATCGGCAGAAAGCCCGAGCAG attgtGGAGTTCTTAAGGAAGAGAGAAGACTTTGTCGATCTAATGATCAAACACATAGGAACCTCAGCCATCATGGATCTCCTGCTCAGGATGCTCACCTGCATCGAACCACAGCAGCTCAGACAGGAGGTCTTAAAT TGGTTGAACGAGGAGAAGGTGATCCAGAGACTGGTGGACATGGTCCAACCCTGTCAGGACGAGGAC AGACACTCGAATGCATCTCAGTCTCTGTGTGAGATCATCCGCCTGAGCCGAGATCAGATGTTCCAGGTACAGGGTTCGTCGGAGCCCGATCCGCTGCTCGCCACGCTGGAGAA ACAAGAGACCGTCGAGCAGCTGCTGTCCAACATCTTCGACAAGGAGAGGAACGAGTCGGCGATAGTGAGCGTGATCCAGATCCTCCTCACGCTGTTCGAGACGCGGAGGCCAGC GTTCGAGGGCCATTTAGACCTCTGTCCTCCAGGAATGAACCATCCATCGTTCTCTGTGAATCAGAGTATCCTGGAGGCCGTCAGACCAAGACTGAAGGACTTCCATCAACTCCTGCTGGAGCCTCCAAAG AAAACAGTGTTGAAGACAACGTGGGGAAGTTTGGACCCTCCCGTGGGAAACACGCGCTTACACGTGGTCAGACTGGTGGCCAGCCTGCTACAGACGAACACACACATCATCAACCAGGAGCTGATCAACCTCAACATGCTGGGAGTCGTCCTC GATATGTATTTCACATACGTCTGGAACAACTTCCTGCATATACAAGTAGAAATCTGTATAGCCATGATGTTAGCCATGCCTTCGACCCAGGGCGACCCCGAAATCAGCAGAGACCAGGATCAGGAGGCGCTTAGGGAGAATATTCTCATTACAAAT CTTTTCCAGAAGTGCCGACTGATACAGAGAATTTTGGAGGCGTGGAGCACAAACGAGAAGGAACA ggcTGAAGGGGGTCGTAGGAGAGGTTACATGGGGCATTTAACCAGAATCGCCAACTCTATAGTACACAACAGCGACAAGGGTCCTAACGGGGCTCAGATTCAGCAGCTCATTTCAG AGCTTCAGGAGGACGAGCGGGAGAGATGGGAGGTCTTCACCTCAGGCCAGCTAGCAGATATAAACAAGAAAAACACTGTAGATTTA GTTAACACGCACCACATTCACTCGTCCAGCGACGACGAGGTGGACTTCAAGGACAGCGGCTTCCATCACGACTCCTCGCTGCAACAA GCCTTTTCTGATTATCAGATGCAACAAATGACGTCCAATTTTATTGAGCAGTTCGGCTTCAATGACGAAGAGTTTGCTGATCAGGACGATGTCGTGGA TATTCCCTTTGATAGAATATCAGACATCAATTTTTCCTTGAATACTAACGAGAGT gCGAACATGGCTCTGTTCGAGGCCTGCTGTAAGGAGAAAATCCAGCAGTTTGAAGACGCTGGGTCGGACGAGGAGGACATCTGGGATGAGAAGGATGTGACGTTTGCTCCTGAAGCTCAGAGACGCCCCAG TTCAggcagcactgacagtgaggagAGTACAGACTCGGAGGAGGACGACGCCAAGAGGGACCCGTTCGAGCCCCCCAACACTGCCACTGACGACCGAATGGAAGTGGACGGTGGAGACG GCCATACGTGGACAGCCAACTTTGATGATGTTCCCATGGAAACGAGCGGCTCAGTGGCCCCAGCcacgtcctcctcctcctcctcctcctcctccacatgGAGCACGCCCACCAACAACAAGGCCACAGAAACCAGCTGGGCCAATTTCTCCAGCTTCACTCCCGTCAG CCCTAAAGATCCTTTACGGTGCAACTCTCCGGTAGCCATGGAGACGAGCGTAGAGCCGGCTGACCCCCTGGGTGTTAATGCGCCCGCAG GGGTGGATCAGTGGCCCACCTCCCCAGGTCCTAAATCCGGAGGTTCCGACGCAGAGGAGGAGCCGAGCGCCGATCGGATCACCGAAACGGTCACCAACGGCTCCATGAAGGAAACGCTCAGCCTTACCGTCGATGCCAAAACCGAAACTGCTGTTTTCAAGAG TGAGGAGGAGAACGGATCTACCTCTGAAGACGCCTCTGCCAAGTGCACGGTGGCCGAGGACGCCGAGACCGAGAGGAGCGAGACTGAGAACTGTCAGAAATCTGG TGCAAAACACTCGGAGGAGAATTCGAAACCTACCGGCGAGGTTCTCAACGGTCCTCTGGAGGACGCGGCGACCATGGAGGAAACCAA aacggagCAGTGTGTGTCCGAGGCAGCAGCGGCGGTGGTGAATGGACcggtgtga
- the ppp6r3 gene encoding serine/threonine-protein phosphatase 6 regulatory subunit 3 isoform X8, producing MFWKFDLHTTSHIDTLLDKEDVTLKEVMDEEDVLQECKAQNHKLVDFLVRPQCMEDLVGYITQEPSDDVQEKVKYKYPNISCELLTSDVGQINDRLGEDESLLVKLYGFLQNEPPLNPLLASFFSKVLSILIGRKPEQIVEFLRKREDFVDLMIKHIGTSAIMDLLLRMLTCIEPQQLRQEVLNWLNEEKVIQRLVDMVQPCQDEDRHSNASQSLCEIIRLSRDQMFQVQGSSEPDPLLATLEKQETVEQLLSNIFDKERNESAIVSVIQILLTLFETRRPAFEGHLDLCPPGMNHPSFSVNQSILEAVRPRLKDFHQLLLEPPKKTVLKTTWGSLDPPVGNTRLHVVRLVASLLQTNTHIINQELINLNMLGVVLDMYFTYVWNNFLHIQVEICIAMMLAMPSTQGDPEISRDQDQEALRENILITNLFQKCRLIQRILEAWSTNEKEQAEGGRRRGYMGHLTRIANSIVHNSDKGPNGAQIQQLISELQEDERERWEVFTSGQLADINKKNTVDLVNTHHIHSSSDDEVDFKDSGFHHDSSLQQMQQMTSNFIEQFGFNDEEFADQDDVVDIPFDRISDINFSLNTNESANMALFEACCKEKIQQFEDAGSDEEDIWDEKDVTFAPEAQRRPSSGSTDSEESTDSEEDDAKRDPFEPPNTATDDRMEVDGGDGHTWTANFDDVPMETSGSVAPATSSSSSSSSSTWSTPTNNKATETSWANFSSFTPVSPKDPLRCNSPVAMETSVEPADPLGVNAPAGVDQWPTSPGPKSGGSDAEEEPSADRITETVTNGSMKETLSLTVDAKTETAVFKSEEENGSTSEDASAKCTVAEDAETERSETENCQKSGAKHSEENSKPTGEVLNGPLEDAATMEETKTEQCVSEAAAAVVNGPV from the exons ATGTTTTGGAAGTTTGACCTACACACCACGTCTCACATCGACACGCTCCTGGACAAAGAGGACGTGACCCTGAAGGAGGTGATGGACGAGGAGGACGTCCTGCAGGAGTGCAAGGCCCAGAACCACAAGCTGGTGGACTTCCTGGTGCGGCCGCAGTGCATGGAGGACCTGGTGGGCTACATCACGCAGGAGCCCAGCGACGACGTCCAGGAGAAAGTCAAATACAA GTACCCGAACATATCCTGCGAGCTCCTCACGTCAGACGTCGGACAGATCAACGACAGACTGGGCGAGGACGAGAGCTTGCTCGTGAAACTCTACGGCTTCCTGCAGAACGAGCCGCCGCTCAATCCCCTCCTAGCCAGCTTCTTCAGCAAAGTGCTGAGCATCCTCATCGGCAGAAAGCCCGAGCAG attgtGGAGTTCTTAAGGAAGAGAGAAGACTTTGTCGATCTAATGATCAAACACATAGGAACCTCAGCCATCATGGATCTCCTGCTCAGGATGCTCACCTGCATCGAACCACAGCAGCTCAGACAGGAGGTCTTAAAT TGGTTGAACGAGGAGAAGGTGATCCAGAGACTGGTGGACATGGTCCAACCCTGTCAGGACGAGGAC AGACACTCGAATGCATCTCAGTCTCTGTGTGAGATCATCCGCCTGAGCCGAGATCAGATGTTCCAGGTACAGGGTTCGTCGGAGCCCGATCCGCTGCTCGCCACGCTGGAGAA ACAAGAGACCGTCGAGCAGCTGCTGTCCAACATCTTCGACAAGGAGAGGAACGAGTCGGCGATAGTGAGCGTGATCCAGATCCTCCTCACGCTGTTCGAGACGCGGAGGCCAGC GTTCGAGGGCCATTTAGACCTCTGTCCTCCAGGAATGAACCATCCATCGTTCTCTGTGAATCAGAGTATCCTGGAGGCCGTCAGACCAAGACTGAAGGACTTCCATCAACTCCTGCTGGAGCCTCCAAAG AAAACAGTGTTGAAGACAACGTGGGGAAGTTTGGACCCTCCCGTGGGAAACACGCGCTTACACGTGGTCAGACTGGTGGCCAGCCTGCTACAGACGAACACACACATCATCAACCAGGAGCTGATCAACCTCAACATGCTGGGAGTCGTCCTC GATATGTATTTCACATACGTCTGGAACAACTTCCTGCATATACAAGTAGAAATCTGTATAGCCATGATGTTAGCCATGCCTTCGACCCAGGGCGACCCCGAAATCAGCAGAGACCAGGATCAGGAGGCGCTTAGGGAGAATATTCTCATTACAAAT CTTTTCCAGAAGTGCCGACTGATACAGAGAATTTTGGAGGCGTGGAGCACAAACGAGAAGGAACA ggcTGAAGGGGGTCGTAGGAGAGGTTACATGGGGCATTTAACCAGAATCGCCAACTCTATAGTACACAACAGCGACAAGGGTCCTAACGGGGCTCAGATTCAGCAGCTCATTTCAG AGCTTCAGGAGGACGAGCGGGAGAGATGGGAGGTCTTCACCTCAGGCCAGCTAGCAGATATAAACAAGAAAAACACTGTAGATTTA GTTAACACGCACCACATTCACTCGTCCAGCGACGACGAGGTGGACTTCAAGGACAGCGGCTTCCATCACGACTCCTCGCTGCAACAA ATGCAACAAATGACGTCCAATTTTATTGAGCAGTTCGGCTTCAATGACGAAGAGTTTGCTGATCAGGACGATGTCGTGGA TATTCCCTTTGATAGAATATCAGACATCAATTTTTCCTTGAATACTAACGAGAGT gCGAACATGGCTCTGTTCGAGGCCTGCTGTAAGGAGAAAATCCAGCAGTTTGAAGACGCTGGGTCGGACGAGGAGGACATCTGGGATGAGAAGGATGTGACGTTTGCTCCTGAAGCTCAGAGACGCCCCAG TTCAggcagcactgacagtgaggagAGTACAGACTCGGAGGAGGACGACGCCAAGAGGGACCCGTTCGAGCCCCCCAACACTGCCACTGACGACCGAATGGAAGTGGACGGTGGAGACG GCCATACGTGGACAGCCAACTTTGATGATGTTCCCATGGAAACGAGCGGCTCAGTGGCCCCAGCcacgtcctcctcctcctcctcctcctcctccacatgGAGCACGCCCACCAACAACAAGGCCACAGAAACCAGCTGGGCCAATTTCTCCAGCTTCACTCCCGTCAG CCCTAAAGATCCTTTACGGTGCAACTCTCCGGTAGCCATGGAGACGAGCGTAGAGCCGGCTGACCCCCTGGGTGTTAATGCGCCCGCAG GGGTGGATCAGTGGCCCACCTCCCCAGGTCCTAAATCCGGAGGTTCCGACGCAGAGGAGGAGCCGAGCGCCGATCGGATCACCGAAACGGTCACCAACGGCTCCATGAAGGAAACGCTCAGCCTTACCGTCGATGCCAAAACCGAAACTGCTGTTTTCAAGAG TGAGGAGGAGAACGGATCTACCTCTGAAGACGCCTCTGCCAAGTGCACGGTGGCCGAGGACGCCGAGACCGAGAGGAGCGAGACTGAGAACTGTCAGAAATCTGG TGCAAAACACTCGGAGGAGAATTCGAAACCTACCGGCGAGGTTCTCAACGGTCCTCTGGAGGACGCGGCGACCATGGAGGAAACCAA aacggagCAGTGTGTGTCCGAGGCAGCAGCGGCGGTGGTGAATGGACcggtgtga
- the ppp6r3 gene encoding serine/threonine-protein phosphatase 6 regulatory subunit 3 isoform X5, which produces MFWKFDLHTTSHIDTLLDKEDVTLKEVMDEEDVLQECKAQNHKLVDFLVRPQCMEDLVGYITQEPSDDVQEKVKYKYPNISCELLTSDVGQINDRLGEDESLLVKLYGFLQNEPPLNPLLASFFSKVLSILIGRKPEQIVEFLRKREDFVDLMIKHIGTSAIMDLLLRMLTCIEPQQLRQEVLNWLNEEKVIQRLVDMVQPCQDEDRHSNASQSLCEIIRLSRDQMFQVQGSSEPDPLLATLEKQETVEQLLSNIFDKERNESAIVSVIQILLTLFETRRPAFEGHLDLCPPGMNHPSFSVNQSILEAVRPRLKDFHQLLLEPPKKTVLKTTWGSLDPPVGNTRLHVVRLVASLLQTNTHIINQELINLNMLGVVLDMYFTYVWNNFLHIQVEICIAMMLAMPSTQGDPEISRDQDQEALRENILITNLFQKCRLIQRILEAWSTNEKEQAEGGRRRGYMGHLTRIANSIVHNSDKGPNGAQIQQLISELQEDERERWEVFTSGQLADINKKNTVDLVNTHHIHSSSDDEVDFKDSGFHHDSSLQQAFSDYQMQQMTSNFIEQFGFNDEEFADQDDVVDIPFDRISDINFSLNTNESANMALFEACCKEKIQQFEDAGSDEEDIWDEKDVTFAPEAQRRPRSSGSTDSEESTDSEEDDAKRDPFEPPNTATDDRMEVDGGDGHTWTANFDDVPMETSGSVAPATSSSSSSSSSTWSTPTNNKATETSWANFSSFTPVSPKDPLRCNSPVAMETSVEPADPLGVNAPAGVDQWPTSPGPKSGGSDAEEEPSADRITETVTNGSMKETLSLTVDAKTETAVFKRVLKSYREEENGSTSEDASAKCTVAEDAETERSETENCQKSGAKHSEENSKPTGEVLNGPLEDAATMEETK; this is translated from the exons ATGTTTTGGAAGTTTGACCTACACACCACGTCTCACATCGACACGCTCCTGGACAAAGAGGACGTGACCCTGAAGGAGGTGATGGACGAGGAGGACGTCCTGCAGGAGTGCAAGGCCCAGAACCACAAGCTGGTGGACTTCCTGGTGCGGCCGCAGTGCATGGAGGACCTGGTGGGCTACATCACGCAGGAGCCCAGCGACGACGTCCAGGAGAAAGTCAAATACAA GTACCCGAACATATCCTGCGAGCTCCTCACGTCAGACGTCGGACAGATCAACGACAGACTGGGCGAGGACGAGAGCTTGCTCGTGAAACTCTACGGCTTCCTGCAGAACGAGCCGCCGCTCAATCCCCTCCTAGCCAGCTTCTTCAGCAAAGTGCTGAGCATCCTCATCGGCAGAAAGCCCGAGCAG attgtGGAGTTCTTAAGGAAGAGAGAAGACTTTGTCGATCTAATGATCAAACACATAGGAACCTCAGCCATCATGGATCTCCTGCTCAGGATGCTCACCTGCATCGAACCACAGCAGCTCAGACAGGAGGTCTTAAAT TGGTTGAACGAGGAGAAGGTGATCCAGAGACTGGTGGACATGGTCCAACCCTGTCAGGACGAGGAC AGACACTCGAATGCATCTCAGTCTCTGTGTGAGATCATCCGCCTGAGCCGAGATCAGATGTTCCAGGTACAGGGTTCGTCGGAGCCCGATCCGCTGCTCGCCACGCTGGAGAA ACAAGAGACCGTCGAGCAGCTGCTGTCCAACATCTTCGACAAGGAGAGGAACGAGTCGGCGATAGTGAGCGTGATCCAGATCCTCCTCACGCTGTTCGAGACGCGGAGGCCAGC GTTCGAGGGCCATTTAGACCTCTGTCCTCCAGGAATGAACCATCCATCGTTCTCTGTGAATCAGAGTATCCTGGAGGCCGTCAGACCAAGACTGAAGGACTTCCATCAACTCCTGCTGGAGCCTCCAAAG AAAACAGTGTTGAAGACAACGTGGGGAAGTTTGGACCCTCCCGTGGGAAACACGCGCTTACACGTGGTCAGACTGGTGGCCAGCCTGCTACAGACGAACACACACATCATCAACCAGGAGCTGATCAACCTCAACATGCTGGGAGTCGTCCTC GATATGTATTTCACATACGTCTGGAACAACTTCCTGCATATACAAGTAGAAATCTGTATAGCCATGATGTTAGCCATGCCTTCGACCCAGGGCGACCCCGAAATCAGCAGAGACCAGGATCAGGAGGCGCTTAGGGAGAATATTCTCATTACAAAT CTTTTCCAGAAGTGCCGACTGATACAGAGAATTTTGGAGGCGTGGAGCACAAACGAGAAGGAACA ggcTGAAGGGGGTCGTAGGAGAGGTTACATGGGGCATTTAACCAGAATCGCCAACTCTATAGTACACAACAGCGACAAGGGTCCTAACGGGGCTCAGATTCAGCAGCTCATTTCAG AGCTTCAGGAGGACGAGCGGGAGAGATGGGAGGTCTTCACCTCAGGCCAGCTAGCAGATATAAACAAGAAAAACACTGTAGATTTA GTTAACACGCACCACATTCACTCGTCCAGCGACGACGAGGTGGACTTCAAGGACAGCGGCTTCCATCACGACTCCTCGCTGCAACAA GCCTTTTCTGATTATCAGATGCAACAAATGACGTCCAATTTTATTGAGCAGTTCGGCTTCAATGACGAAGAGTTTGCTGATCAGGACGATGTCGTGGA TATTCCCTTTGATAGAATATCAGACATCAATTTTTCCTTGAATACTAACGAGAGT gCGAACATGGCTCTGTTCGAGGCCTGCTGTAAGGAGAAAATCCAGCAGTTTGAAGACGCTGGGTCGGACGAGGAGGACATCTGGGATGAGAAGGATGTGACGTTTGCTCCTGAAGCTCAGAGACGCCCCAG AAGTTCAggcagcactgacagtgaggagAGTACAGACTCGGAGGAGGACGACGCCAAGAGGGACCCGTTCGAGCCCCCCAACACTGCCACTGACGACCGAATGGAAGTGGACGGTGGAGACG GCCATACGTGGACAGCCAACTTTGATGATGTTCCCATGGAAACGAGCGGCTCAGTGGCCCCAGCcacgtcctcctcctcctcctcctcctcctccacatgGAGCACGCCCACCAACAACAAGGCCACAGAAACCAGCTGGGCCAATTTCTCCAGCTTCACTCCCGTCAG CCCTAAAGATCCTTTACGGTGCAACTCTCCGGTAGCCATGGAGACGAGCGTAGAGCCGGCTGACCCCCTGGGTGTTAATGCGCCCGCAG GGGTGGATCAGTGGCCCACCTCCCCAGGTCCTAAATCCGGAGGTTCCGACGCAGAGGAGGAGCCGAGCGCCGATCGGATCACCGAAACGGTCACCAACGGCTCCATGAAGGAAACGCTCAGCCTTACCGTCGATGCCAAAACCGAAACTGCTGTTTTCAAGAG AGTGTTGAAATCGTATCG TGAGGAGGAGAACGGATCTACCTCTGAAGACGCCTCTGCCAAGTGCACGGTGGCCGAGGACGCCGAGACCGAGAGGAGCGAGACTGAGAACTGTCAGAAATCTGG TGCAAAACACTCGGAGGAGAATTCGAAACCTACCGGCGAGGTTCTCAACGGTCCTCTGGAGGACGCGGCGACCATGGAGGAAACCAAGTGA